ttttaaattttattttaaattcagtttgtCAGCTACTTTCTTTTCTATTATGCCATCTGTGTTTATGGTAATTATTGAACTTATATAACGAGTTCATctcattttgtattgctttattcatTGGCCTTTATTTAAACGGATGGATCAGACGCCAATAATGAAATTAAGTACATTAATATACACTGATTAGCTCCGACTGCAACCTAATTCAATTACTTGTCAATTAATTAAAGCAGCAATAAATAGGACTCGCGCTACTGTTTCCTTCCATTGGGTTATTGAAAACAGAAACGTGGGCTCGTTATTCTTAGGCAGGATTTTAAATGAGACGTGGTCTAGTGGAAGCGTTCCTTTAAGTGCATGGTAGAACCCTATGTGCCTGGAAAAGGTGCCTTTGTACTATAACGTTTTAATTAAACACCTTATGTGCGCAAAGCGTCCACATATTTTCTCAGTGCTGTCTGTGGCATGTCtcgttcatttcttttttttttttttaatctctgttaGCGTTCTGACAAGTTGACCAACTAAATAGGCCAAGCTACTTAACATATAGAATTGCCATATTTGTTGTTAATAAATCATACCATGGTGTGCACTAGccttacaaaacaaaattataattaCAAAACCACAACAATAATCATGATAACAATAATtataccaacaacaacaacaacacaaataataccaataacattactactactactactactactaataataataataataataataataataataataataataataataataataataataataatacattagcaACAATCCTAAACGTCACTAACCTGTATGAGTTCTCTTATGGATCTTGAGATTTTCTGACctggcaaatactttttcacaacCGTGAAAGGGACACGGGAACGGCTTTTCCCCAGTGTGTACTCTGACGTGGTTCACCAGTTTGTATTTCGCTTTGAAGGGCTTCCTCTCCCTGGCACAGCTCTCCCAGTAGCAGATGTGCTCTGCCTGCTCAGGTCCTCCGACGTGTTCCATCGCGACGTGGGTCACCAGCTCGTACATGGTACCGAATGCCCTCGAGCAGGGTCGCCTCCCACCAGACGTCTCCTTGCTGTCAGTCCACTTGCAGGTCAGCTCCCGTTTCATGTCCTGCACGGAGCACCTGAAGAACGCCGCGGCCGCTCCCCTCTGTATTGTCATGTTCATCGGTTTGTAACTGCTCAGAAACTGAGTGACAAATTGCCTGCTGGCTCTGGGGCTGCCAACTGACTGGCTGTAAGAGTTGGACCTGGGAATTAACTCCCCTGGCAAACCCAGCATCACCTGGCCAGTGAGGTCCCGAGAAGCGCCAGCTGAGCTGTGGGCCTGCTCGTGGAAGGCGGTGAAGAAAGCGGTGTTTCTGCTTTCTCTGAAGTTGGAACGGTCACGGTACCTTCCCATAATACCATGTTGGGAAGCTCTGGTCGCCAGTTGATTAGTAACTGGTGGCATGTTTGATCCAGACTGATCTCCACTGGTAAGATCCCTAGCGCTATGGTGTGCTACGCGTTGGCTGCTGGTGTATCCAAAATCTGTAGTTTGGGGGACAGAGTAACCAACATAAGTAGTGGACCTCGCCTCGGGATAGTCTCGTAAACTGTGCGAGGGGCCGAGTTTTAAGGAACTGCCAGTGGGGTGTCCCATGTGTTCCCCGGCCAAAGGTGGCAGCACCACGCTGGGTTCAGTGTTGCTCTCCCCAGGGTAGACGTAAGAAAAAGGGCAGCCACTAAACCTGGAAAGGCTTGTCATATTTTGTTGGGAGTGTGGCTGTGAACCTGCAAAATCAAGCAATGTTATACTTGGGGTCTGCCTATAAATCGTGTTTTCCATTATTATTCCGGCAGTGTATCAGCTGCATGGAGAATTCCGAGCACCGAGTGGAGCAGCAACGGCAGCAGATGCAGCGCTCGAGTTAGTTCGAGTCGGTGTGAGTCCCATACTTTGCCCTCTTGATTTGTAGCAATAGTCATAGTAGTAAAATGGCTCGAAACCGGCCACCGTGTAATATAAAAGCACAGCAGGAagacctgcttttaaaaaaaaagtgctttgggATTGGTTGGAATCTGCTATGATTGACGGCagcttggtttgttttaaaaGTGACACGCATGCGTTCCCTGCATGACTCCTTTATAAAATATTGCACAAAAATGCTTTGAAATGCTCCGCGCAGTGCTAAATTTTGGCGACTCTCTGGCTGTGAGGCTTGGCATCCTTTGCAAACTGGTAAATCTAACATTATAAACGTTACCTTTAGTTGCTTTTCAAAGTCTGCAAACTCGTTGCTAACATTCGTACAGCGAACTTTCTTTGCTTAAAAGAAAAAGTCTGCAGCGCTCAATCTAATTTTCAAGCGTCTATGTGTTAAATACGAGTGCAATAACTCAAAGcaatctgtctctgtctctgtctctattTAACCCAGCCTCTGAGAGGGCACAGTGTAAGGTCAGAGATGTGAATTGGACAAAAAGGCGAAAGAACCGTATAATGTATTGTAAAGATAAACTGTATGTCACAGTAATACATTCGCTTCTTGCGAGAGGTATAAAACacatcgttgtttttttttcatactgggATTCTCCCCTGTTGTAGCAAATGGCTTGATTTAAACAGCATGTTCACACAAGGATCAAACGGGACAGTATTTAACCCAATCGTCGCCGTTCCAGAAACTAAACACGCCCACACACGTTTGTGTACAAAAGGTGACGCGCAGTAATAAATCAAACCCGTGCAACAGGGTTTGGTTTTGTTCCGTTATGCTGATGTAATGAGTCTCTACTCTAATAGTATTTTTATCCTGTTGGTTTTCCTAATATTTGTATGACAAGGACAGCTGGGGTATATTGACCGTGCTTTAATAATACAGCAGAGAATACCGCTAAAACAACAGCAGTCTAAACTAAACCGAGCTGTCTAATGCGCGTCAACCACACTGCGTTTAAACCTCGGTCAGTCAAGGGCTTGGCATAACTAATACacactttaaatatacatataccaAAGATATATTCCTGCCAAGAAATTATCTTCAtgt
This genomic stretch from Acipenser ruthenus chromosome 16, fAciRut3.2 maternal haplotype, whole genome shotgun sequence harbors:
- the LOC117412091 gene encoding zinc finger protein ZIC 4-like, giving the protein MENTIYRQTPSITLLDFAGSQPHSQQNMTSLSRFSGCPFSYVYPGESNTEPSVVLPPLAGEHMGHPTGSSLKLGPSHSLRDYPEARSTTYVGYSVPQTTDFGYTSSQRVAHHSARDLTSGDQSGSNMPPVTNQLATRASQHGIMGRYRDRSNFRESRNTAFFTAFHEQAHSSAGASRDLTGQVMLGLPGELIPRSNSYSQSVGSPRASRQFVTQFLSSYKPMNMTIQRGAAAAFFRCSVQDMKRELTCKWTDSKETSGGRRPCSRAFGTMYELVTHVAMEHVGGPEQAEHICYWESCARERKPFKAKYKLVNHVRVHTGEKPFPCPFHGCEKVFARSENLKIHKRTHTGEKPFKCEFEGCNRRFANSSDRKKHSHVHSSDKPYMCKVRGCEKCYTHPSSLRKHVKLHCKVDMTKTSGGKERGEARRSPSSLDRESGSSSNAQRATACSAPTRDSPSTQSPSGSSVGPRFHYELDNGLDFSSTSDPVFLQRGHFRTEPSLPTNTLIQTPQDRNFQSQGALSFDKRITNGWYTCHSAVETCASKHFNSDISSAE